The sequence TCCCTTCTTTTCCCTGTAAGAGAGAGTGATCTGAGTGTGCTTATAGAATGAGAAGTTTGACCCCGGCGCTCCGCCCTGCAGTCCTAAGATTCCTCGTCCTCTTTCTTGGAAAAAGATAAGGCTGTGATTTCTCAGGGGAGAATTCAGAGTGGCCCTTGTCACCCACCCCACCTTTCCACATGTTGTATATTAGCCTTGCCCTGCCGAGGATAGGAGCCCCCTAGCCAGGGCTGAAACaacctctccccttctcccctctggAGCCACAGAGGCAACACGTACTGCAGGCATCTGGGCTTAGCTGGATTTTCCAGGACTCACCCAAGTCTGACTCCTGGAGCCTGGGAGTGTGGCGGTGCATCTCACGACTCACCAAAGTCTGACTCCTGGAGCCTGGGAGTGTGGCGGTGCATCTCAGATTCTTTCCCCTTTGACAAACCACAACTGCTGGGTGAACCATCCTACTGACATTTACAGATGCACACTTgtctttcacagacaaatatacacacatagaaacacatgtacaaatatatTATTCAAATAAGCACAGATATATGTGGCATCACAGGTCTGTACTGTGTGGGTCGATGTGCACCAGATACTGGAGGCCTGAGTCACCTATATTGTACTGACAACTTTGGCTCTTCTAGTCTTACTATCCTTTGTGCATAGCAGAGCTATTCATGCTtgtctttcccttttttgtcagtctctcgctgtctctttttttttccgtgCCTGGTGAAAGATGAGTTGGCATGGCCATTGACGTCAGCCCGTACTTCCCTTTGGTGTCTGTGGTTAATCTCCCTCTGGTCTCGGGTGGTTTTGCACATGAACCTGTCACTGAGGCTCATGTGTCATGGTTTGCTAACGTTGGTAGCACTTTGTATctttgtttgtgctgtgtgtcataATTGTTCACGTGGAATGCTCATTTCCTGTGTTAAGTCCCAGCATGAAGCATCCATGAAGCATCCACTCTCCTTCCTGTTTAGTTTAGTTGATTTAATCTTTGCTAGCGCTTAATCATGCTATTCATCTAGCCCTTCTTTTGTCCTGATGTCCGCTCTTCTCTCCCCGTCTCGTCTCCTACTCTCTATTTTTAGAGTAGGCTTCCAtgatcagccccccccccctgttgcCCCAGCTCACTTGTTGCTACCCTGACCTATATTCAGTGGAGTGAAGGAAGGCAGCACGTGGACTATTTGCCGTGCggtccctgtttttttttttgggtcagTAGGACATTCTGAGAGattgtctctttctccactgCATGTAACATCTTAACTGAAACTAGCTTTAAATAAACACAGCATTTTGCACAGTGGCGTAGCCCCATGGGCCAGATTGATTTGCCTTTTACACACCAGGCCAAATAACCATTTCACctcaattcaattaatttgCCTTTTACACACCAGGCCAAATAACCATTTCACCTCAATTCTAATCAAAGATATCAACTGGACGAAGCTTAAAggcattgcattttttttacttttgaggTTAGAGACTCTGAAAATTAGTTTCCCCATTTCCTCATTTGCAAAAGCTGAAGTGAAACCTGCAACAGTGGCGTCAAACAATCTGTTGTTGTGTAAGGCTGGCCCAGACGGCTGAGACACAGATGAAACATAAGCCAGGATAGGAGAGGAAAGCCTGCCAGAACATGAGATTACATGGCAGTCAGCGGTAGTGAATCAATTGCAGAAGCGTCATGCTGGGTTACGTAAATGCAGACCCGGTGGCAAAGGCATCCTCTTGGTCTCCAGCTCAAGGTCAAGTGCAGCAGTGCTCTCTGAGGGAGATGCATCAGCAGTGTTCTTTAAGGGAGATGCATCAGTAGTGGTGGTGCAGATTTTGGGAACTGCTAAGCTCTGGTCAAAACAAGGAAGGACAGcagaggggaggtggtgggtgtggtggaggtggtgggtgtGGTGGCCAGGCAGATTGGAAACATGTTCAGCAAAGCTGGAAACTGACATCAGAAGACATGGATTGGCAGGGGGCGTGACAGACCGAGGTGACCAAAAGTGCATGTCTGCGGGTTGTCCATTAAAAAGAGCGTTAAAATGCTGTGAGGATTTTGTCTTAGTTTTAGGATCATTAGCCTTAATACTCTGTTAGTTTAAAATGAGCATTCAATAAAAACAGGGACATTTTTGGAGTTTAGTATTAACTACAGCACATCTGTCACATAACATGGATAAGCCATCTGTGACTACATGGAGAGAATCCACTGAATCAACCACTGGCTGGTTGTGAACACCAGATATCCTTCTACAAGAAccccactccaaacacacacacacacacacacacataaatcaaagCCATGTGTTTTCATGAACTAGGCTACTGCTTACTTTGCTAGGTCGTAACTAGAGACACACCTGTTTTGACAATTATCAAATGGGTTAGCTGTTTATTCCATTATCACTGACCAttatagacccccccccccccctacagtATCGCAGGCCCCTAAACTACACAGTCGCCCCTCACCCAACCCATATCTTGAGTTATATGTCTTCCAAAACCACGTGCCAGTGGTGGGCCTCAGTGTCGGATGTGTCCCCCTGCCCCCACTTTCAAAGGACTTGACCTATATAGCCATAGCTCCCAGCCCCCACCCTCCTGCGCCAGACTCCCTTGTGACCTGCTTTGGCTTTTCGGTTGACCTCTATTTGTCTCCCTCAGAGTCATCATCAGGAATTCCTGTCCTTGTTTTCCTCTTAGCTAAGTGCTTTTAAGGTGGCTGTTGACCTGATTTTTATGTAGAGGAAGTAAGAACCAGACAAGCAAGTACTACAGAGATACAATTGGATTTCTTCGTCTCAGGCAATTAGGGCTGCTCAGCCAAAACCAGAGGCAGAGGCACAGATGTTAATGTTGTAAAAGCAGACTGGAGGGCCTACAACCACTCCCCTCTATCACGCTGATGTAATACTGGCTAATGTTTCACAATAAGAAAACAAATGGAGTCCTTGCATTTGCCAGACATTTCACAGTCTGGCTCACTCTGcggtttatttttttcaatacaGAATTGTAGAAATATCCACAGAAGCAATAGCCATGAAAGGGATGTTTGACTTATGGAAGCATCAGAACTACATGACAGATGCTTTCCCTCCAAAAAGTAAACCCAATCCTATTCCATTGGGAGGCATTACATCATAGAGGCCAAATTCAATGTTTAGTCTGTGAGCTAGGGTGAAAGGTCATAGACTGAGGAAATCAATAGCAAGGGCAGAAGGTCAGACACTGCTTACCATGTCTGAGACACCATTCAGTGGTTGCTAAGGGCAACGGTCCTGTGAAAGGAAAGCATGCAAAGCCATGCATAAAGAATGGATCTAACATTTTCCCCTCCAAATCTCTTGATCAACCAGCCAGCCTGCCAGAAAGAAAAGCAGGCTTCATTTAAACAAGgcttaaaaataaactgtcttTAAAAGTCTGCAGTGTTGAGCTCAGTGGCTGGACTGCAGGGAGATTAACCGATCttcatttttctttgtttccaGGATCTTTTATCTTCCACGCagctggaggcagagagagggagcggctGTACCCCTCCCTGAGAGACACCCAGGCAGAGGTAGACCGAGTGACCTACATCCTGCAGCACGCTTGGGGCATTCGGGCACATCTCCGTCTGTCTCCAACAGCTCCGTCTTaccaaagaaaaaaacgaacaaacaaagaaaaaaggtcAGCACTGGGCCTTCCTGCTGTGCTCATAACATTCTTCAGACTTCAGGaattctgcttttttttcttgtccccTCAAGGTGGCTCTGACCCACTCTGCCGTGCAAAGGCTGATCTAGAACAGTGAGCCCTGCCTCTGGGGAAAACATTATTTCTTCCTCGAGTGATACCTAGCAAGGTTGCAGTCTGGCTCCCACAGAGCAGAAATGGAAAGCCTGAATTCCCCTGTCATGACCTCTCCCACAGAAGCGAAGAACCTGGACCAACTGGACACCTACTCCAGCTACAGCGAGTCGCTCCCTTCCCCACAAGACAACTCATCACGCCAAGGCCGTTCGGGCAAGCCCAAGTCCAATATGTCCTGCCGGCGTAAGCGGGAGTTTATCTCAGAGGAAAAGAAGGATGCCTCCTATTGGGAGAAGCGCCGCAAGAACAACGAGGCGGCCAAGCGTTCTCGGGAGAAGCGGCGCCTCAACGACATGGTGCTGGAGAACCGTGTTATGGCGCTGAACGATGAGAACGTGCGCTTGAAGACAGAGTTGCTGCAGCTGAAGCTCCGATTCGGACTCATCAGCACGGCTTCATATATGGAGAAGAGCCAACAGCTAAGTGGTGCGCCAAACgtcagctcctcttcctcctcctactACACCAGCGGCTACTCCAGTGGCTCACAGGTGATGATGAACTCAGACTCTTCAGAGGCCGAGCAGTCGGGCCGTGGAGAGGGACACATGCAGCATGTCAAGTACTCCCCACGGGGGTCCCTCTCAGACTTATCAGACAGTTCTTCCAGGGACAGCCCAGAGCCCATGGCCTACAACATCAAGCAGGAGGGAGCTGGGATCGATATGGATATGGATATAGATATGGGTGTTGCCACAACCCCCACCAGCACCACACAGCTGATGTACAACCTCCACCGTGGCTTGAGTGCTAGCCTTCACCATGAGATGGAGGCCTCctaccaccagcagcagctccacccCAACCACCAGCAGGAATCGGTCATCAGCTCACCAAACTCCAGGGCCACCCCTCAGAGGAGCGTCATCCTCTTCCGCTCCGGCAGTACTTCTCACCCGGTGGAGAGCCAGAAGGCTCCGGACACCAACCAGCAGAAGCCACAGTCCCTTCCCTCTGCCCCTCAACTCACCCAGGCCTTTCAGGGAGGCTTGGAGATCCTGGCAGAGGTGACCAAGCAAATGGAGAGGAGGACCTTAGACTCCCCTCCCTATGAGTACACCAATGGGTATGGAGTCCACCACCATGAGAGGCTGGAGACCCCGAGGCTGGAAGGTTCTGCCCCAGACCTCCTCCGCAAACGGGAGGAAGCGGCTGAGCACCACGTGTACCATCATGGCTACCTGAGCTCCAGGGATGAAGAGCCACCAGTTCTGACTTACGAGGGAGGCTCCCAGGGTGACTCTTACTATCCGAGACAGCAAACCTCGGCCAAGGACACATCGTCAAGTGATGGTGACCCTCGTAGCTCAGACAAAGACGCCTCCACCGATGACGAGTCCCCTTTGTCCTCCTGCTCTGATACGGGCAGCTACCAGCAGCACCTGTCCTTAGCAGTGTCCCCGGTGCACTTCGCCCCAGGCACCTCACCTCAGGGCCAAAGCAGAGATGGAGCGGGGGATGTAAAAGGCACCGCACTGCCTCACAAACTGAGACTCAAACACAGAGCGATAAGCACCAGTGGCCAGGagtcccccaccaccccacccatccTGTCCAGTCCTTTACCCCAGCACCCTTACCTGGCGCTCCCCCAGACTGGCCAGCAGGAACTCAGTAAGGAGCAGGAAGCAGGCCACCAGCTGCTGGACATTTGCAAACCGGCCTCATCCTCCCTGGGGGGATCGAGGGCAGAGTGCGGCAAGAAAGACTCCGGTAGCCGGACCAGCCGGAACCAGAGACTcgactgaaagacagagagctttCCAGGGCAGCATGAACAGTGGTTCCCGTCAAACAGATGGGGGAACTTAATGTTATCCATCTTTCCCTtcgccaaccccccccccccccccccccgcaactCTTCCAAGTCCATCTTCTGGGACCAGAGATCTGGACTCAAAAAGTTGATACCCAAAAAAGGACTCAGCCTTTGGGTGCACTGTATGATAGATTGTACAGACTTTCTGACCTCCTTCAAACAATTGCCCGTTTCAAACAATACGAGCACTTTTGCCTATGGACGAGAGGAGGAATGGAACCCTTTTTGTCTCATGGTTTTCTTTGTACCTTTACTGTTTCCACCCACAGTTAAATCAACAGTATGCAAAAGAGGCTGAGTGGTGCAACTGTGTCCACTTAGACTATGCTGGGGTGTAAATAATATGCATAGGATTGCCCCTCTGTCATGGAttgtatatcacacacacagatatgcagacAATAGCTATTTACTATGTGTACCAAACATAACATTTTGGGAGGAGCTCCTACTGACCAAAGATGTAATGCTTTAAGTTCCATAATTTTCTTCCCTACCTCTTCAAGGTCTTTGTATTTCTTTATACATCATCACCCCTGACACTTTGTATATTTCCGTGCTAGTATGACATTAGTACTGAATTACTTTatattttcaagaaaaaaaaaaagttacataaaaagataaaaatgaaTGTGGGAGAAGGTTTGAGGAAGATCTAATGGCATAATCAGATCAGCTGTACAGTATCACAGTGTTTCTATACCACTTCAATAAAACCTTCTTTCTGAAGATTTAATTTCTCTATGAATTAGTTTCATATGAAAACAATGTTCCATTTTATTTGCAAAGGATGTTTGGCCTTTAAATGCTATGAAAAAAATAGCTCTAAAATACATCAGTCCCCTTCTGTGAAGAGACACAGAAGATTCCACACTCAATCGCGCCCcatttaatttgtttacatGCAGCCATAGGTTTTGCCCTCTgttctgtatttatttacctTCAGCTCGGGTGCCAGCCACAAacaagtgtttttaaatgtatggtACACCTTAACAGATCCCTCACGAACTTAGTCATTCAGTACAAGGTCAGATACCTGAAACCATTGAGATgcatattatttatttcattaggAGTCATCATGACTTAATTATTTCCTAGCTCTGCTGTATCATTATATCACACAATTCATTTTTGATTGTCCTCACAAAAAATGCCCACGAGGCCCTCTGTCAGTCGCTGTGAGGGCCTTCACCTGCTTCACTCCAGATTGTTCCTAGTGTCAGACAGATCTGCATTTGAACGTAATGTGTTAATCGTGATAAACGATTGAAGTGCCCTGCTTTTCTACTATAAACCTGTAATTGAGTGTGATCTTTAGTCTGTCGTTTGTTTTGGAAACGTGCTGACgcgcagtcacacactcacaaggtgTCACACACCTTTATGGCCTTCTCCCCATGTAATAAGATGTCATTATTGCTCTGTTATATATGTAAAGTTCCCCAAGCCCCTGGACTACACTGTAATGATTTTATAAGGATTTTGCTCTCTTTCTAttgttattatatattattttttaaaagctCTGGGTGTTGTCTTGTTGTCATTTCTATTGATCTGCCTCTTTGTTTTTTCCTCTGTGTCCCTTTTGCTGTCGATCGTGTTATCTACCCCCCAAGTACCCCCAGTCACTCCTCCCCAATACCTTCTCTTGCCCCACCTTtacctctcagtgtgtgttaagatcagtgatgttggtgttttttttcactgaaggttttgactaaataaataattaaaaattataaaaaaagacaatacTGAAGGAAGttgtgtgtggagaataaagCGCACATGTTCCGTTTTTGATGttgatgtgtatgtgaggaAAAAACAACACTAATGTTCATGCTGGAAAGATTTCAAATGgacaaaaatgaataaaaaggaTTTCACATTTCTCAGCATCAACCAGCATGTGGTTTTCTTTCATTCAGCCGCTCAACGAACATGAACCTGCTTGCCTCATAGCAGTTTGGAAATATCCTGCAGAGCAAAGAGCAGCAGTTAGTTATCGCATCTGGAAATCTACCCAGATGTCAGTCTCTAAAACCAACAAGTGAATAGAACCTGGAGATTAATTTTGTAACATGTATTTCACTTCCATGCGGTTATGGTTTGGTAATGTTCCATTTAATTGCTGGAAGTTTCCTATGCCCTGGAACCCACCAGAATAAGATGGAAAATCCCCAGTGAGATTCAAA is a genomic window of Clupea harengus chromosome 1, Ch_v2.0.2, whole genome shotgun sequence containing:
- the nfil3-2 gene encoding nuclear factor, interleukin 3 regulated, member 2, translated to MESLNSPVMTSPTEAKNLDQLDTYSSYSESLPSPQDNSSRQGRSGKPKSNMSCRRKREFISEEKKDASYWEKRRKNNEAAKRSREKRRLNDMVLENRVMALNDENVRLKTELLQLKLRFGLISTASYMEKSQQLSGAPNVSSSSSSYYTSGYSSGSQVMMNSDSSEAEQSGRGEGHMQHVKYSPRGSLSDLSDSSSRDSPEPMAYNIKQEGAGIDMDMDIDMGVATTPTSTTQLMYNLHRGLSASLHHEMEASYHQQQLHPNHQQESVISSPNSRATPQRSVILFRSGSTSHPVESQKAPDTNQQKPQSLPSAPQLTQAFQGGLEILAEVTKQMERRTLDSPPYEYTNGYGVHHHERLETPRLEGSAPDLLRKREEAAEHHVYHHGYLSSRDEEPPVLTYEGGSQGDSYYPRQQTSAKDTSSSDGDPRSSDKDASTDDESPLSSCSDTGSYQQHLSLAVSPVHFAPGTSPQGQSRDGAGDVKGTALPHKLRLKHRAISTSGQESPTTPPILSSPLPQHPYLALPQTGQQELSKEQEAGHQLLDICKPASSSLGGSRAECGKKDSGSRTSRNQRLD